The Hemibagrus wyckioides isolate EC202008001 linkage group LG26, SWU_Hwy_1.0, whole genome shotgun sequence DNA window CTTTCAACCAGTCAGGAGCTGTCTGAggtaagctccgcccacttctaTTTACTCTGAGTTTTACACAtgcctatatatatacaccccaataatcccctctctccctctctctctccctctctccctctctctctccctctcccactctctccctctccctctctctccctctccttctctctctccctccctccctctctccctctccctctccctctcttgctctcaccccccctccctctctctctccctctccctctctctccctctccttctctctctccctctctccctccctccctctctccctctctccctctccctctccctctctttgctctcaccccctccctctctctctctctcctctccctctccctctccctctcttgctctcacccctccctccctctctctctctccctctctctctctctctctctcccctctccctctacctctccctccctctctccccctctccccctctccctctctccctctctccctctctctctctctctctctctcttcctctcttccccaccctctctctctctctctctctctctctctctctctctctctctctctctcttcctctcttccccaccctctctctatctcaggTGGTTGATGTAGCGTTGCATTATCACTCGTGTCTATCAGACAGTGTCTCCTCCTCCGTCTGGTCCCCGTCTGGCTCTGTCCTGCCTGAGCCGAGGTTCTGCAAGTCCCTGCACAAATCCACCAATGCTAACGCTAACTCTGATGCTaaggtgtgtgaagtgtgtgtgaggtctgaGCGGGATCTGGAGGTGGCGCTTGACTCGTTCCTGCGCAGAACCCCGCCCACAGCGTCGTCCGTCTGCAGTAACACACAGCGCAGCTACACCACACTCCATCTTTACACCGCCTGCTGCAGGACCCTCATTCACAGGCTCCACCCCCTGCAGGAGGGCGGGGTCACCGGACTGCACTGTCGGACCAATAAAACACTGCGCTTTTATGCTCTGGATTCTCGATTGACCTGGCCACTGGCACAGAGACTGGGAGCGATGGGaaaccacagtacacacacacacaccttcaccaccatcgTCAACCTGAGAGACGACACACACTACGTACTGCaggacacagggagagaggcactgggtatacacacacacacacacacacacacacacactacgtactgcaggacacagggagagaggcactgggtatacacacacacacacacacacacacacacacactacttactgcaggacacagggagagaggcactgggtatacacacacacacacacacactacttaccgcaggacacagggagagaggcactgggtatacacacacacacacacactacttactgcaggacacagggagagaggcacttggtatacacacacacacactacttactgcaggacacagggagagaggcactgggtatatacacacacacacacacacacacacacacactacttactgcaggacacagggagagaggcactgggtatacacacacacacacacacacacacacacactacttactgcaggacacagggagagaggcactgggtatacacacacacacacacacacacacacacacacacacacactacttactgcaggacacagggagagaggcactgggtatatatacacacacacacacacacacacacacacacacacacacacacacactacttaccgcaggacacagggagagaggcactgggtatatacacacacacacacacacacacacacacacacacacacacacacacacacacacacactacttactgcaggacacagggagagaggcactgggtatacacacacacacacacacacacactacgtattgcaggacacagggagagaggcactgggtatacacacacacacacacacacacacacacacacactacttactgcaggacacagggagagaggcacttggtatacacacacacacacactacgtattgcaggacacagggagagaggcactgggtatatacacacacacacacacacacacacacgcactacttACCGCAGGACACGGAGAGAGGCACTGGGTATAAGCActgggtatacacacacacacacacacacactacttactgcaggacacagggagagaggcacttggtatacacacacacacacacactacgtactgcaggacacagggagagaggcaccgggtatacacacacacacacacacacacacacacactaactgcaggacacagggagagaggcactgggtatacacacacaaacacacacacacactacttactgcaggacacagggagagaggcactgggtatacacacacacacacacacacacacacacacactacttactgcaggacacagggagagaggcactgggtatacacacacacacacacacacacacacacacacactacttactgcaggacacagggagagaggcactgggtatacacacacaaacacacacacacactacttactgCAGGACACGGAGAGAGGCActgggtatacacacacacacacaaacacacacacacactacttactgcaggacacagggagagaggcactgggtatacacacacacacaaacacacacacacacactacttactgcaggacacagggagagaggcactgggtatacacacacacacacaaacacacacacacactacttactgCAGGACACGGAGAGAGGCActgggtatacacacacacacacaaacacacacacacacactacttactgcaggacacagggagagaggcactgggtatatacacacacacacacacacacacacacacacacacactacttactgcaggacacagggagagaggcactgggtatacacacacacacaaacacacacacacactacttactgcaggacacagggagagaggcactgggtatacacacacacacacacacacactacgtattgcaggacacagggagagaggcactgggtatacacacacacacacacacacacacacactaactgcaggacacagggagagaggcactgggtatacacacacacacaaacacacacacacacacacacacacacactaactgcaggacacagggagagaggcactgggtatacacacacacacacacacacacacacactaactgcaGGACACGGAGAGAGGCActgggtatacacacacacacaaacacacacacacacacacacactaactgcaGGACACGGAGAGAGGCACTgggtatacacacactaactgcaggacacagggagagaggcactgggtatacacacacacacacacacacacacacacacacactaactgcaggacacagggagagaggcaccgggtatacacacacacacacacacacacactacttaccgcaggacacagggagagaggcactgggtatacacacacacacacacacacaaacacacacacactacttactgcaggacacagggagagaggcacttggtatacacacacacacacacacacacacacactacttaccgcaggacacagggagagaggcactgggtatacacacacacacacacacacacacacacacacacacactaactgcaggacacagggagagaggcactgggtatacacacacacacacacacacactacgtattgcaggacacagggagagaggcactgggtatacacacacacacacacacacacacacacacacacacactacgtactgcaggacacagggagagaggcactgggtatacacacacacacacacacacacacacactacgtattgcaggacacagggagagaggcactgggtatacacacacacacacacacacacacactaactgcaggacacagggagagaggcaccgggtatacacacacacacacacacacacacacacacacactacgtattgcaggacacagggagagaggcactgggtatacacacacacacacacacacactacgtattgcaggacacagggagagaggcactgggtatacacacacacacacacacacacacacacacactacatactgcagGACACAGGGAACccttaacagcttcaactcttctgggaaggatttccacaaggtttaggagtgtgtttatgggaatttttgaccattcctctagaagggcatttgtgaggtcaggcactgatgttggatgagaaggtccggctcacagtctccactctaattcatcccaaaggtgttctgtggggttgaggtcaggactcaaacATTGTCAGTCAAAACAGTGAGAATAgagggaaaaagaaaggaagaaataaaggagaaaagaagagtgGAAAGCATGGTGGAAAAATAAGGAACTGGGTAATGAAGAGTTTAAATAAGTTCATACAGAAGAAAAAGTAGAGGGAGAAAGAATGATGTGGGATGAAAGAATGTAGGAAAGTAAAGAGTGGATGAAAGCCAGCTAATAAatgttctctctgtctgtttctctgtcaccccccctccctctttttctctccccccccccccctttctctctctctctctctctctctctattccagAGCGGTTCATCATGAACTTCAGCGCCACCTACAGTCCACTCCACAGACACTTGGTGGGAGTCagtgaagctccgcccacacatTCCCTCATCCAGGAAGTGACCACGCAGTCCTTCAGGGCCATAGTGATAGACACAGAGAGGGTGCGGAGACACTAGTGTACTCTGTAGGGTCCCTATGTTCCTGAGCaccttgtctgtctctgtctgtctctctgactgtctgtctgtctcttgccCTGTTGTGTAGGATGTGCTGCTGTTCTACTACACAGGATGGTGTGGGTTCTGTACGGTTCTTAACCACGTTCTTCTGCGCTTGGCCCGACTTTTCCAGGGAAACAGTGCCTTCATAGTGGCCAGGTCAGGatcctgcttttttttctgtaacttgtgaatttccctttgggatgaataaagtatctatctatctacctatctacctatccatttatccatctacctatctacatATCTACatatctacctacctatctatctatcttgtctCCTCCCCCTGGCAGAGCCCGCTGGGTAAACTGTATAAATGGGGTTttcagtgttctgtgtgtttaacAGGGTGAACGTCGGTCTCAACGACCTGCCCTGGGAGTTCATGGTGGATCGACTACCTACCTTCCTGTTCTTCCCCAGACAGAGGTGCAGTTTTCTTTCTgccactcacctgtctcactgcaTGTCCCTCTGCAGCATTcataactgtctgtctgtctgtctgtctgtttcacaGGAAGCAAATGAGTGTGAAGTTTCCGGAGAACACCCGCATCACGCTCCCCAATCTAGTCCGCTTCATCCTCAATCATTCTAGCCCCTCCCCCCAGGGAGAGGCGGGGCCCAAGGCACTTTTGAAGGCGGAGTTTCGCTCCCTGCAGGGGGAGGTGCTGTCTCTGCAGCGTGCCCGTGAGCGGCTGTCGCAGCAGCTGGCGGCTCTGTGGAGGGAGAACCGCCGCCTGGCGCTGCACACCCAGGAGCTGCAGTCCCACAATGCCGAGCTGCAGGAGCAGAGCACGCGGCTGGAGACGCTGTACCAGGAGAAAAGCCGACAGCTCACCGAGGCCGTGAAGAAACTGCAGGAGCTCGCAGATGCCTCTGAGGACCTGCTCAACGAGAACTCGCTGCTAAAGGTCCTGCTCACTGTCCTGAGGGAAAAGGGCAGTGGGGGCGGGGCAGGGGGGCAGGGGGTCCGGGATGAGGACAGATGGGACACGATGCCTGGACTGGGTGAGGAGACAGAGGTCAGGAAGCAGGATGTCTCCTGACAGCTGAGGGATGAAGGGTGATGATTCTGGGATCTTCTGCTGGAAGCAGTTGCCACTTTGTTAGCCACCGTGCAGCAACCTAGTCACACAGGCTGATAATATTAAACCTATAGGAAACACTGCCACCTGGTGGAGGAGTCAGGAACTTAACATGTCTGAAGGTCCTGTCACCTTGTAGAGATGCTCTGAGATCTACGACAGTGATGAGATTGTTAATAAGAAGGAAagtgctgccatctagtggcaGAGATAATGATTGTGTTTGAGAACAGAGATCAGTTACAGCTGATAAGAAATTAGAATCTACATGAAGTGTAGGCTTCAGGAATTAACCCTCTACTTCATacattctcttcttctctctgtcttttcatTTATCTGCTTATATTCcatttgtaatttatttgacctttgacctgtacactttagtatttttttttcttttctcagggTAACACTGCACAGAAGGAGGCTAAAAAGATGGCTTCAGTCGTAATTAATGGTGTAGAAACAAGCTGTCCTCTAGTGGTGACTTTAGGGATTACAGTAAAGAGCAGTGTTATTGTAGCTTCCTCGCTAACAGATTAGCAATGACAAGAGGAAGTAATGAAGGCAGCCCAGCTGTTTTGTGAGCAGCaactaatgaatgaatgataaaaCCTCTAAATAGGAACACTGACATCACATTAGGGGTTAATTCGTGGAGGTTCGAGGAGATCTGCTTTTAATTAGCACTCTGCCTGCTGGTTTTAATGACCGGATTAAACGACGCGCTCGTCTCTGATGTGTCCTGAGAGTTTAttagtgtttctgtatttcGTCGTTTCGGTATTTTTACTGGATACAGCGCTCTATTTTTACTCGAGTCCTCAGGTCTGTAGAGACGCAGCGTCTGTGTGGAGAGTTTTCGTGCAGGACGATGAGCTGCGTCCTGTTTACAGAAGTATTGTGTCCAGTTTTGTACCCAATAAACAATGATTCAtttcttcgtgtgtgtgtgtgtgtgtgtgtgtgtgtgtgtgtgtgtgtgtgtgtgtgtgtgtttaaactcacaaccctcACAGACATGGTGGGATTTTATCCTCCAATAGGAAATAagctaataaaataagaaatgaaagaaaattaagaaataattgGTTCTGAAACAATTTAAGCAGTGTacactttatttaaatacaaataagtacattaataataataataataataataataataataaaatacacacctctGAGTTTTATAACCCAAAGACATTAAAACCACCATGAGAGAAGATAAagtttatttcattaatatgtcattaaaacatttctttattatttaataatggtTTAATAACGAAGAATCACACtcctgtttaaatattatttcagtttGTTCGTCTTACACTTTCACCTTTTATAGTAAATAAGGAAAACTTCTTATTTCAGTACCACTATCATCACATATCTACTCCAGAGGTGTGAGATGGTCAGACAGATGATCGGACAAACAGAAagatggtcagacagacagatcgtcggtcagacagacagattaacaGACAGAAGGTCAGTCAGACAAATGATcagttagacagagagatggtCAGACAGAAGGTCAGTCAGACAAATGATcagttagacagagagatggtCAGACAGATGGTCAGACAGACAAATGATCAGTCAAACAGAGGTGAtcagtcagacagacaaacGGTACACATGTACACAGGAAGTGTGGGATTTTAACTACATTATATTTCTAGGCACACAGCAGAGACAGAGGCGATCTCCCCATGTCATGCTGTCATGTCATAATCAGTGGATAAGCTGCAGAGTTGCCATGGTTACACCcaaaaggaggaggagcttctgCAGCCCAGAGGAGGCGGAGATACTGGAGCCTGCAGCTGTaatgagagacagtgagtgtgtgtgtgtgtttgtgcaggtctGTAGgtatgtgtacctgtgcaggtgagtgtgtacctgtaggcTTGATGGTGGTAGTAGCATTGGC harbors:
- the txndc11 gene encoding thioredoxin domain-containing protein 11 isoform X1, encoding MKGAEVVRVVREQMARRPGMLCAALLLTCALILALTLTCSRAKSVVALARPPVRFLSPSVPVVDLYLGQQDQVEKLLEVSDVSVLFYYAPWCAHSITTREHLQQVALRLADQVQFVAVNCWWHQGKCRKQQAFFQYPVLHLYYRRFGPIHYKGPLLAEYIESFIRRVSAPLTYLPSRSTLHNFLSHHEQGVVGFFDFNSSPQPPGYLTFLLSALHVLRKDPHGVVRFGVVTNQEVAAGMWVTAGQSVYLHRRFNTSLVFPHSGRNFTPENICNWVFENRESVITWIQLIGEKSHALEAELHKGPALLVFLPQTPLSTSQELSEVVDVALHYHSCLSDSVSSSVWSPSGSVLPEPRFCKSLHKSTNANANSDAKVCEVCVRSERDLEVALDSFLRRTPPTASSVCSNTQRSYTTLHLYTACCRTLIHRLHPLQEGGVTGLHCRTNKTLRFYALDSRLTWPLAQRLGAMGNHSTHTHTFTTIVNLRDDTHYVLQDTGREALERFIMNFSATYSPLHRHLVGVSEAPPTHSLIQEVTTQSFRAIVIDTERDVLLFYYTGWCGFCTVLNHVLLRLARLFQGNSAFIVARVNVGLNDLPWEFMVDRLPTFLFFPRQRKQMSVKFPENTRITLPNLVRFILNHSSPSPQGEAGPKALLKAEFRSLQGEVLSLQRARERLSQQLAALWRENRRLALHTQELQSHNAELQEQSTRLETLYQEKSRQLTEAVKKLQELADASEDLLNENSLLKVLLTVLREKGSGGGAGGQGVRDEDRWDTMPGLGEETEVRKQDVS
- the txndc11 gene encoding thioredoxin domain-containing protein 11 isoform X2, with the protein product MKGAEVVRVVREQMARRPGMLCAALLLTCALILALTLTCSRAKSVVALARPPVRFLSPSVPVVDLYLGQQDQVEKLLEVSDVSVLFYYAPWCAHSITTREHLQQVALRLADQVQFVAVNCWWHQGKCRKQQAFFQYPVLHLYYRRFGPIHYKGPLLAEYIESFIRRVSAPLTYLPSRSTLHNFLSHHEGVVGFFDFNSSPQPPGYLTFLLSALHVLRKDPHGVVRFGVVTNQEVAAGMWVTAGQSVYLHRRFNTSLVFPHSGRNFTPENICNWVFENRESVITWIQLIGEKSHALEAELHKGPALLVFLPQTPLSTSQELSEVVDVALHYHSCLSDSVSSSVWSPSGSVLPEPRFCKSLHKSTNANANSDAKVCEVCVRSERDLEVALDSFLRRTPPTASSVCSNTQRSYTTLHLYTACCRTLIHRLHPLQEGGVTGLHCRTNKTLRFYALDSRLTWPLAQRLGAMGNHSTHTHTFTTIVNLRDDTHYVLQDTGREALERFIMNFSATYSPLHRHLVGVSEAPPTHSLIQEVTTQSFRAIVIDTERDVLLFYYTGWCGFCTVLNHVLLRLARLFQGNSAFIVARVNVGLNDLPWEFMVDRLPTFLFFPRQRKQMSVKFPENTRITLPNLVRFILNHSSPSPQGEAGPKALLKAEFRSLQGEVLSLQRARERLSQQLAALWRENRRLALHTQELQSHNAELQEQSTRLETLYQEKSRQLTEAVKKLQELADASEDLLNENSLLKVLLTVLREKGSGGGAGGQGVRDEDRWDTMPGLGEETEVRKQDVS